The following proteins are co-located in the Blattabacterium sp. (Blatta orientalis) str. Tarazona genome:
- a CDS encoding aminotransferase class V-fold PLP-dependent enzyme, with protein sequence MFSQKTIQEIRSQFPILKKTVYSNPLVYIDNAATTQKPLQVIHASENYYSTINSNVHRGLHFLSQKATFHVEDVRKKIQNFIHAKHSSEIIFTKGTTESINLVASSINIKKGDEIIISYLEHHSNIVPWQIICKKKGALLKIIPIDKDGILQLEDFELLISEKTKLVAITHVSNVLGIVNPVKNIIDKSHEYGAMVLIDGAQVPSNLSLNVQDLNPDFYVFSAHKMYGPTGIGVLYGKEKILEALSPYQAGGEMIKNVSFEKTTYSDLPFKFEAGTPNIEGIIVWGSAIDFVEKIGVENIQSYKEKLLNYAIQRLSTIDGIKLYGGVDYKKRLSIISFNLSKLHCFDIGSILDRLGIAVRTGHLCAQPLMNFFNVSGMVRVSFSIYNTFKEIDYLLEGLLKAKSFY encoded by the coding sequence ATGTTTTCACAAAAAACAATTCAAGAAATACGAAGTCAATTCCCAATTCTAAAAAAAACAGTTTATTCCAATCCTTTAGTTTATATAGACAATGCAGCAACGACTCAAAAGCCTTTGCAAGTGATTCATGCTTCTGAAAATTATTATTCTACGATAAATTCTAACGTTCATAGAGGTCTACATTTTTTAAGTCAAAAAGCTACCTTTCATGTAGAAGATGTAAGAAAAAAAATCCAAAATTTTATTCACGCGAAACATTCTTCAGAAATTATTTTTACAAAAGGGACTACTGAATCTATTAATTTAGTAGCATCTAGTATTAATATTAAAAAAGGAGATGAAATAATTATTTCTTATCTTGAACATCATTCCAATATTGTTCCATGGCAAATTATTTGTAAAAAAAAAGGTGCTTTACTAAAAATTATTCCAATTGATAAAGATGGAATTTTGCAATTAGAAGATTTCGAATTATTAATTTCAGAAAAAACTAAACTAGTAGCAATAACACATGTATCTAATGTTTTGGGAATTGTGAATCCCGTTAAAAACATTATTGATAAATCTCATGAATATGGGGCCATGGTTTTGATTGATGGAGCTCAAGTTCCTTCTAATTTAAGCTTAAATGTACAAGATTTAAATCCAGATTTTTATGTATTTTCTGCGCATAAAATGTATGGACCTACTGGAATTGGAGTTTTATATGGAAAGGAAAAAATATTAGAGGCTCTTTCTCCTTATCAAGCAGGTGGTGAAATGATTAAAAATGTAAGTTTTGAAAAAACAACTTATTCCGATTTACCATTTAAGTTTGAAGCTGGAACACCAAATATAGAGGGAATTATTGTTTGGGGATCTGCTATAGATTTTGTAGAAAAAATAGGCGTAGAAAATATACAATCTTATAAAGAAAAACTTTTAAATTATGCTATACAGCGTTTAAGTACTATTGATGGAATCAAATTATATGGAGGAGTAGATTATAAAAAAAGATTGAGTATTATATCTTTTAATTTGAGTAAATTGCATTGTTTTGATATAGGGAGTATCCTAGATCGTCTAGGAATTGCCGTTCGTACGGGTCATTTATGTGCTCAGCCTTTGATGAATTTCTTCAATGTGTCAGGAATGGTTCGTGTTAGTTTTTCTATTTATAACACTTTTAAAGAAATAGATTATTTATTGGAAGGACTTTTGAAAGCGAAAAGTTTTTATTAA
- a CDS encoding ribosome-binding factor A, with the protein MNSIRNQRLSSIFYMEIAEILMKDETKKGFLITLIKIRMTPDLSLIKSYISIYPFLDKEIFESIRSKSGFYRKLLSKKLRYRVKKIPELDFFVVNSRN; encoded by the coding sequence ATGAATTCTATTAGAAATCAAAGATTATCTTCAATATTTTATATGGAAATAGCAGAGATTTTGATGAAAGATGAAACAAAAAAAGGTTTTCTAATTACTCTAATCAAGATTCGTATGACGCCTGATCTTAGTTTAATAAAAAGTTATATATCTATCTATCCTTTTTTAGATAAAGAAATTTTTGAAAGTATTCGTTCCAAATCTGGATTTTACAGAAAATTACTTTCTAAAAAACTTAGATATCGTGTAAAAAAGATTCCAGAATTGGATTTTTTTGTAGTAAATTCTCGTAATTGA
- a CDS encoding ABC transporter permease codes for MSIISLSISTFSLSTILSVFSGLKDLNIKFYQNNYPDIMISSFNGKDIFFHENVLNKKMRSIKGIMCFSKTMEKKVFFHYKNEKYFFHLKGVDSKYEEVMNQFKKITFQDKNDKNLSHNKLDLYVGLSSIFPFLFMDKIEKDSMSISFFSYKKNSFSIFNAKKVRIKGLFHFNQEIDQKYLFCDIQNLIKKNAFHSLEIKIHQKENIDKIKKILKKKFGQKFRIKTRTEEERAFYKVINTEKIFIYFLFSLITVMTAFNLIGAIFILQLDKRENIFLLWSFGYSLYRIRRIFFYIGVLISVFGWSIGVLATFILSLLQERYHLFKIGRKIPFPMKFTIEDFVMMTCIILIVGLFISFISSKKIEMNYSSR; via the coding sequence TTGTCTATCATATCACTCAGTATATCTACATTTTCTTTATCTACCATTTTATCTGTTTTTTCAGGATTAAAAGACTTAAATATTAAATTCTATCAAAATAACTACCCTGATATTATGATTTCTTCTTTTAATGGAAAAGATATCTTCTTTCATGAAAATGTTTTAAATAAAAAAATGAGATCAATAAAAGGAATTATGTGTTTTTCTAAAACAATGGAAAAAAAAGTTTTTTTCCATTATAAAAATGAAAAATATTTTTTTCACTTAAAAGGAGTAGATTCAAAATATGAAGAAGTGATGAATCAATTTAAAAAAATAACCTTCCAAGATAAAAATGATAAAAATTTATCCCATAATAAATTGGATCTATATGTAGGTCTATCATCCATTTTTCCGTTTTTATTTATGGATAAAATAGAAAAAGACTCTATGAGTATTAGTTTTTTTTCCTATAAAAAAAACTCTTTTTCCATTTTTAATGCAAAAAAAGTTAGAATAAAAGGTCTTTTTCATTTTAACCAAGAAATAGATCAAAAATATTTATTTTGTGATATTCAAAATTTGATTAAGAAAAATGCTTTTCATTCTCTGGAAATAAAAATTCATCAAAAGGAAAATATAGATAAGATAAAAAAGATTTTAAAAAAAAAATTTGGTCAAAAATTTAGGATAAAAACACGTACAGAAGAAGAAAGAGCTTTTTACAAAGTAATTAATACAGAAAAAATATTTATTTATTTTTTATTTAGTTTAATAACTGTAATGACGGCTTTTAACTTAATTGGTGCTATTTTTATTTTACAGTTAGATAAGAGAGAGAATATTTTTCTCTTATGGAGTTTTGGTTATTCTTTGTATAGAATTAGAAGAATATTCTTTTATATAGGAGTCCTTATCAGTGTATTTGGATGGTCTATTGGAGTATTGGCTACTTTTATTCTATCTCTCTTGCAAGAGAGATATCATTTATTTAAAATTGGAAGAAAAATTCCATTTCCTATGAAATTTACCATAGAGGATTTTGTAATGATGACATGTATTATTTTAATAGTTGGTCTCTTTATCTCTTTCATTTCCTCTAAAAAAATAGAGATGAATTATTCATCTAGGTAG
- the rpmA gene encoding 50S ribosomal protein L27 — translation MAHKKGSGSSRNGRDSEGRRLGVKVFGNQKVKCGGIIVRQRGTKHHPGINVGMGKDHTLYALKKGFVFFKKGTKNKSIVSVISLNK, via the coding sequence ATGGCTCATAAAAAAGGTTCAGGAAGTTCTAGAAATGGACGGGATTCAGAAGGAAGAAGATTAGGTGTAAAAGTATTTGGGAATCAGAAGGTCAAGTGTGGGGGGATTATTGTTCGTCAGCGTGGAACAAAACACCATCCTGGAATCAATGTCGGAATGGGGAAAGATCACACTTTATATGCTCTGAAAAAAGGTTTTGTTTTTTTTAAAAAGGGAACTAAAAATAAATCCATTGTATCTGTTATTTCATTAAATAAATGA
- the rplU gene encoding 50S ribosomal protein L21: MIYAIVDIQGTQFKLIENKYVYVPLLSSMSLGEKILLDKIFFFYKNGFPKIGSPFLENIKVEVEILQHLKGDKVIIFKKKRRKGYKVKNGFRPFFTKIKVISFLEKESKKIKNGS; the protein is encoded by the coding sequence ATGATATACGCAATTGTGGATATTCAAGGAACCCAATTTAAACTTATTGAAAATAAATACGTTTATGTTCCTCTTCTTTCTTCTATGAGTTTAGGAGAAAAGATATTGTTGGATAAAATTTTTTTCTTTTATAAAAATGGTTTTCCTAAAATAGGTTCTCCTTTTTTAGAAAATATAAAGGTAGAAGTAGAAATTCTACAACATTTAAAAGGAGATAAAGTAATTATATTCAAAAAAAAGAGAAGAAAAGGATATAAGGTAAAAAATGGATTTAGACCATTTTTTACAAAAATTAAAGTAATTTCCTTTTTAGAAAAAGAATCTAAAAAAATTAAAAATGGCTCATAA
- the sufB gene encoding Fe-S cluster assembly protein SufB, with protein MKENNKILESFTSSEYKYGFYTPIESDKIPVGLSENVIQKISEKKEEPTWMLDWRLEAYSIWKKMKEPTWANIKYDKPNYQEISYYSAPKKKINLNDLDQVDPELLDTFNKLGISLKEKKHVSEVATDIVLDSVSLATTFQEQLKSQGILFCSISDALKKYPDIVKKYLGSVVSRKDNFYAALNSAVFSDGSFCYIPKGIRCPMELSTYFRINENRTGQFERTLIIADKGSFVSYLEGCTAPQRNENQLHAAVVEIVALEKSEIKYSTVQNWFPGDKKGQGGVYNFVTKRGLCEERAKISWIQVETGSSITWKYPSCVLKGDFSIGEFYSLALTKDFQQADTGTKMIHLGKKTKSVIISKGISAGKAQNNYRGLVKISPKAVKSRNFSQCDSLLIGNECGAHTFPYINVYNSTSQVEHEATTSKIGKDQLFYCNQRGIDTEKAIFLIVHGFSSEILKKLPMEFAVEAQQLLEVSLEGSVG; from the coding sequence ATGAAAGAAAATAATAAAATATTAGAAAGTTTTACTAGTTCTGAATATAAGTATGGGTTTTATACTCCAATAGAATCGGATAAAATTCCAGTAGGATTAAGTGAAAATGTTATTCAAAAGATCTCGGAAAAGAAAGAGGAACCAACATGGATGTTAGATTGGAGATTAGAAGCCTATTCTATATGGAAAAAAATGAAAGAACCAACTTGGGCAAATATAAAATATGATAAACCAAATTATCAGGAGATCAGTTACTATTCTGCTCCAAAAAAGAAAATAAATCTGAATGATTTAGATCAAGTGGATCCAGAATTATTAGATACATTTAATAAATTAGGAATTTCTCTGAAAGAAAAAAAACACGTTTCTGAGGTTGCAACAGATATAGTTTTAGATTCTGTTTCTTTAGCTACTACGTTTCAAGAGCAACTAAAAAGTCAGGGAATTCTATTTTGCTCCATCAGTGATGCTTTGAAGAAATATCCAGACATTGTTAAGAAATATTTAGGTTCGGTAGTTTCAAGGAAAGACAATTTTTATGCAGCTCTTAATTCAGCTGTTTTTTCAGATGGTTCTTTTTGTTATATTCCAAAAGGAATTCGCTGTCCTATGGAATTGTCTACCTATTTTCGTATTAATGAAAATAGAACTGGTCAATTTGAAAGAACTTTAATTATTGCAGATAAAGGATCTTTTGTTAGTTACTTAGAAGGATGTACTGCTCCGCAAAGAAATGAGAATCAGTTACATGCCGCAGTTGTAGAAATAGTTGCTTTGGAAAAATCTGAAATTAAATACTCTACCGTTCAGAATTGGTTTCCTGGTGATAAAAAAGGACAAGGAGGTGTTTACAATTTCGTTACAAAACGTGGATTATGTGAAGAAAGAGCTAAAATATCTTGGATACAAGTAGAAACTGGGTCTTCTATTACTTGGAAATATCCATCTTGTGTTCTGAAAGGAGATTTTTCTATTGGAGAATTTTACTCTTTAGCTTTAACTAAAGATTTTCAACAAGCGGATACGGGAACTAAAATGATTCATCTGGGAAAGAAAACAAAAAGTGTTATTATTTCAAAGGGAATTTCTGCTGGAAAAGCTCAAAATAATTACAGAGGATTAGTGAAGATATCTCCTAAAGCCGTAAAATCACGTAATTTTTCCCAATGTGATTCTTTATTAATAGGAAACGAATGTGGAGCGCATACTTTTCCTTACATCAATGTATATAATTCTACCTCTCAAGTAGAACATGAAGCTACTACTTCAAAAATTGGAAAAGATCAACTATTTTATTGTAATCAACGTGGAATTGATACAGAAAAAGCAATTTTTCTCATTGTTCATGGTTTTAGTAGTGAAATTTTAAAAAAACTGCCAATGGAATTTGCGGTAGAAGCTCAACAACTTTTAGAAGTTTCCTTGGAAGGATCTGTTGGATAG
- the sufD gene encoding Fe-S cluster assembly protein SufD, with amino-acid sequence MLLKDRIFSSLSSSKKNIHGESSYISSLRHKSIDIFLKKGFPSVTDEEWKNTNVNSILNQEYNLFSKLSQQRKDLEYKKIKELIYLDDSFLIIFIDGKYQSIYSHTSNNIRLSNLASQEEKKIKDFYGKLFNLDEAFNILNTIFSKDGVYIYIPDNLFLKRPIEILHIYTGIESKIMLNPRNLIIVGKSSFVKIIEHHKCLKKHLLFNNSVSEIYAFSNSQIEYYKIQDNLDELSIIDNTFVKQDLRSKCSFYTFSFQGKFIRNNLNFSSHGKFTSSYLYGISLLSGEQLVDHHTSMEHLYSNAHSFQLYKNILWNKSMGIFNGKILVDKCIKNIKAFQKNNNILLSDEACIYAKPQLEIFSDEVKCSHGCTVGSFHELDLFYCQSRGIPEKESKVLLLLSFLEEILKTMNILKLRNLVYENMKKKLGVYL; translated from the coding sequence ATGTTATTAAAAGATAGAATTTTTTCTTCACTTTCAAGTTCGAAAAAAAACATTCATGGAGAATCTTCCTATATATCTAGTTTACGACACAAATCTATAGATATTTTTCTAAAAAAAGGGTTCCCATCTGTTACAGATGAAGAATGGAAAAATACAAATGTTAATTCAATTCTTAATCAAGAATATAATCTTTTTTCTAAACTTTCTCAACAAAGAAAAGATTTAGAATATAAAAAGATCAAAGAATTGATTTATTTAGACGATTCTTTTCTTATAATTTTTATTGATGGGAAATATCAATCCATTTATTCTCATACATCTAATAACATTAGATTATCTAATCTAGCTTCACAAGAAGAAAAAAAAATTAAAGATTTTTATGGGAAATTATTTAATCTTGATGAGGCTTTTAACATTTTAAATACCATTTTTTCAAAAGATGGAGTATATATTTATATTCCTGATAATCTTTTTTTGAAAAGACCTATAGAAATATTGCACATCTATACGGGGATAGAGTCGAAAATTATGTTAAATCCAAGAAATTTAATTATAGTGGGAAAATCTTCTTTTGTTAAAATTATTGAACATCATAAATGTTTAAAAAAACATTTATTGTTTAATAATTCTGTTAGTGAAATCTATGCTTTTTCCAATAGTCAAATAGAATATTATAAAATTCAAGATAATTTGGACGAATTATCCATCATAGATAATACTTTTGTGAAGCAGGATTTACGTAGTAAATGTTCATTTTATACCTTTTCTTTTCAAGGAAAGTTTATTAGAAACAATTTGAATTTTTCTTCTCATGGAAAATTTACTTCTTCTTATTTATATGGAATTTCTCTATTATCAGGGGAGCAATTAGTAGATCATCATACATCAATGGAGCATTTATATTCAAATGCTCATAGTTTTCAATTATATAAAAATATTTTATGGAATAAATCGATGGGAATTTTTAATGGAAAAATCCTCGTTGATAAGTGTATCAAAAACATTAAGGCATTTCAGAAAAATAATAATATTCTTCTTTCTGACGAAGCTTGTATATATGCTAAACCTCAATTAGAAATTTTCTCTGATGAGGTGAAATGTTCACATGGTTGTACTGTTGGAAGTTTTCATGAACTTGATTTATTTTATTGTCAATCAAGAGGGATTCCGGAAAAAGAAAGTAAAGTTTTATTATTGCTTTCTTTTTTAGAAGAAATCTTAAAAACTATGAATATTTTAAAATTGAGAAATTTAGTTTATGAAAATATGAAAAAAAAATTAGGGGTATATTTATAA
- the sufC gene encoding Fe-S cluster assembly ATPase SufC, with product MLSINNLHVSIEGKEVLKGINFQVNPGEIHVIMGPNGSGKSTLASVIAGKEEYHITKGNIFFQNKDLISLSPEKRAHFGIFLSFQNPVEISGISVINFIKTAINASRKARGLGKMPAKEMLFKMKERADLLNVEKDFFYRSLNEGFSGGEKKRNEIFQMAMLDPLLSILDEVDSGLDIDSLRTVARGINTLKNEKNSMIIITHYKRLLDYLFSNYIVHILYDGKIVQSGNKNLSEKLEREGYDWIKNQIKEN from the coding sequence ATGTTGAGTATAAATAATTTACATGTTTCTATAGAGGGGAAGGAGGTTCTTAAAGGGATTAATTTTCAAGTTAATCCAGGAGAAATTCATGTAATTATGGGGCCTAACGGTTCTGGAAAAAGTACACTAGCTTCTGTTATCGCTGGAAAAGAAGAATATCATATAACTAAAGGAAATATTTTTTTTCAGAATAAGGATTTGATCTCTCTTTCTCCAGAAAAACGTGCACACTTTGGAATTTTTCTTTCTTTTCAAAATCCTGTAGAAATTTCAGGGATTTCTGTAATTAATTTTATTAAGACAGCGATTAATGCATCTCGTAAAGCACGAGGTTTAGGTAAAATGCCTGCTAAAGAAATGCTTTTTAAAATGAAGGAAAGAGCAGATCTTTTAAATGTAGAAAAAGATTTTTTTTACCGTTCTTTAAATGAAGGATTTTCTGGAGGAGAAAAAAAAAGAAATGAAATATTTCAAATGGCTATGTTAGATCCTTTATTATCTATTTTAGATGAAGTAGATTCAGGTTTGGATATAGATTCTTTGAGGACTGTAGCGCGAGGAATTAATACGTTAAAAAACGAAAAAAATTCTATGATTATTATTACTCATTACAAGAGATTATTAGATTATTTATTTTCAAATTATATTGTACATATTTTGTATGATGGAAAAATAGTTCAATCAGGAAATAAGAATTTATCTGAAAAATTGGAAAGAGAAGGATATGATTGGATTAAAAATCAAATAAAAGAAAATTAA